In the genome of Cryptococcus neoformans var. neoformans B-3501A chromosome 5, whole genome shotgun sequence, the window GAGTTCAAATTACCTCCGCCCGTGAGCCGGTTCCCGTCGGCAAGACGCGTGCTGCGTGCCTGCGTGCAAAGCGAAGATGTTTGCCAGGAGAACAGCAGCTCTTTTCTGGCCCTTTTTGCGAAATCACCTCTGCATCAAACTCACTTGCGCCGACCAAAAGCCAAAACAAGGTGCTCTGGACGACAGGCGCTACTTGCTGGATTGCAATGTCGCTCATACGCAATTGCTCTGGCGTGGTCATCCGGTGCTTCAAACATGTTGAATACTTTGCCGATTGGTTAACGGGCGCCGCTGGTCCTGTTTTTGTCTTCTTATGCTGGCTTTTGATAGGCTCTGGGGGTATTTTGTTCTGTAAGTCTCCCTCAACGTCTGGACGAGATCGAGCTAATTATTACTAGTCGATGTTGTTGCTCGAGacctctcttttctttcccttcttctcctttcacctctcctcatccttgtcCCTCTCAATCTCTACCTCCAATACTACCTCGTTACCCACGTTCCCCCTGGATTTCCAGCACCTCGTGCATCGGGACCTGATGAAAATATGAGCTGGATTGTCCCTGATACCAAAAGTATATGGGCGCCGGAAAGGTGGGGGTTCAAGAAGATGGTTAGGCCCTTAACCAGCAGCGGACAGCCAGAGGGGGCGGCAGAGACtggaaggagggtgagaCGATGTAGAAAGTGTGACGGACCTAAACCAGAGGTGAGCTTCTCCATAAGGAAAAACCCTCAGGTCGAATGGCTCATTAACTTCATTCATACATCTAGAGAACACACCATTGCTCGGTATGTAAAAGATGTATTCTAATGATGGACCATCACTGCCCCTGGATAAACAATTGCGTAAgttgggaaaggaaaaagctTGTGAATAAAGCATCTAATAAGTGTCAAAACAGGTTGGCCTACATAACCAGCGGCATTTTGTTCTGTTCATGTGTGTTGTCTAAATCCGTCAATGACCATTTCGCTAATAGTGACCTCTTTTTTAGGGCGTGGTTATCAATAGGATGTTGGGTGGCGGCAATCCTCGGGTATCATCGGTTCCTCGACACCTTCAAATACCATTCCGAAGTACGTATATGCGCCAATGAAACGAGCATTTGCTTACCCTGTCCCTTGAAATAGTGGAACTCATGGACACCCAAGCTGGGATGGACCATCATTTGGGTTCTTGCTGTCGCCATAGGTGAGCCTAGCATTTCGTCATATCGTTAAACGTTAACGTCTTTATGTGTCAGGTATTGCTGTACCAGTTTTGACATTGTGGCATTTATATATGGTATCAAATGGGGAGACATCGATCGAGTCTCACGATAACGCCTACCTCGCATCAAAAGCAAAGTCTGAGGGTCTCGTACGTACCTTACAATGTCCATTAATTTTGCATCAACTGCTAAATGAGTTGTAGATTTACTTAAACCCCTATGATCTCGGAAGACGGCGTAATCTTCAATTGTTTTTCAACCTCGGTCCAGGGGGCTAGTGAGTTTTTAAACGTACTACTTTATTTGCCCCGTTAACAGAATCCTTTACCAGCTCTGCCaccactcttctctttcccttccttaTTTCCCCAGCCACAAACGGCTGGTCCTTCTATAGACGTCCCTTACCTACCCACCCATTAGCATCCATGAAAGAACTCCACGCCCCCGAACTTGGCGAAGGGCTTATCGCACGTACCAACACTTCGTCTGGGCGTGGCTTGGGATTGGGCTTAGGACTGGATGTAGGTGGCGATGTCGGCAGTCATGCGGAGGATGGATTAGGAGGGTATGTTATGGGTGATGATGGGAGTCTAACagacgatgaggaaggaggaggtgggtATATGGACTAATCATTGATGTCAAACCTTTATGATCCTATTTAGATGAAAATTATATATGTGCACAAACCATTTCAAAAGGTTCAATAAGAATTACAGTATGCTTGGCTAATATCCGTAAACATCACCATATCATTTATGCACATTCCAGTACTACAGTACCGCCTCGACAACATTATATATCACCGATCCTTCGGCCATTCCTTTTATCTTTACAAAGATGACCTTCATGATGCATACAGGACATAGCTTTGAACAGGAGCACAGCGATAGCGTGCGGTACTTGtagtcttcttctcgttgCAGACGTTAACAATGTGTAAATTTCGCAAAAAACGAAGACTTGCCACTACTCCCTTTGACCACCTCTTGTACAAGTAAAACCCGCATCCACAGTCCGCAGCCAACAAATCGTCAATATCGTCTCCTACGTAACAATCAACCTTGACGGCATCCCACTTTATCTCTCACGAAGTTTTAAGGGCTCCAAACGAGACGTAAATCGCGACAATTTATGCTGGGTACATCGATGGAGCGGTGTGGTGCAAGCATGCATGAGGCTTACATAGCTAGGTAGGTAGATAAGTTGTCAGTCAGTGAAGGCGGACAAGGCGGATGGAGAACGGATTGGTGAAAAGGGAAGTGATGATGGAGATAATTGGCTGTCTTATATTAATAATGGCGGCATCTATTCGTTGTGTGCACGATTCTAAAGGGGAAAACATCCGTGCGGACTTCCTGTTTTCATGCCCAGCCAAAGCAAGTGCCCGGCACAATAACACCAAGATGGTGCACGATCCCCCAACCGATATTGATCGCCGCGAATTGGATCTTTGTTAGCTGCCATGTATTCTGGATTCCGTCCTCAGTTGACAGCCGTGGGAAAAATAGAGCGCGTCGACAATCACCGAGGCGAGAAACGGTTGACGGAGGATGTCAACCATCCGGTCAGCTGCGACAACTTCCTTGATATTACCATAAATTCGGCAGACCAGTCTCACCGCCGTCATCGGAGGAAGCAGTATGGACGCCTCGATTAAAGGAGCATCGCATATCAAAAGTAAGCTGGGATGATCGAGAGCGCATGCGAGAGCTGATtaatcttccttcccagcATTTGTTCGTCTGCTGCAGTGTGCATCAAAGTTCGGAGATGATTTGCACATCTGCATCGGTGAAGGGCTCGTGAGTATTTCTGCACAATAATGACCCAACTAATTTGTCTCCTAGTGGGAAATGTCTGCGGTAGACTCGTCGAAATCCGCCTTCTGTCTTTTCAAACTGAATAAGGACTTTTTCTACaaatgggagaagagggtgtCTGGACAAATAATATGTCGTATATTAGTCAAGGTAAGTTCAACCAGTTTATATATGATAATGCACTGATACACTTTAGTCCGTGATAGCGGTCCTTGGTAAAACCGCCCAAATGTCCACTGTTCAACGTATAGATCTCCGTATTATCGATCCTTCTGATGAGCTCAAATCGCGGCTCAGAAGGCGCCGTAGAGGCGGTCGTGAAGCTaatggagaagaacagAAGGTTtttgtggatgatggacCTGCATATccagatgatgacgaggcaGTGGGTGGTATTGAGGCAAAGTTGATCATGAGACTGGTCTGCGACCACGGTGAGTGACTAGCCTGCCTACCGCTCGTACGGGGGATCTAACAGGAAAATGGCAGGTGTAATTCGCAAGCACTCATTACACCTCGGCACAAGCGAGTTCAACCGAGCAGACGTTGATCCGGAAACGACTCCTTCAGGCTTCACCATATCCTCCCGCACTTTGCGCGACTGGCTCGACCATTTTTCCATATCAATGCCTACTTCTGGCTCAAATGCTTCGGGGGGACTGAGCCAATTAGGTTGGATGTTTGCTAAGGACCATGTGAAAATAAAATCATGGGAAGGACCGGGAAACGGAAATGCGGGTCTCAGCACGGAGATCACAATCGACACTGAAGAATTTGAAGATTATGGGCTAATTGAAACGCGATACCTGGACGATGAAGCCACTCAGGAAGGGGGAAATCCTGGGCCAAGAGTAGATTTGACCTTACCTATGAAGGAGTTTAAAGTGCGTGATCAAGCTTAATGTTGGTCATTTCGAGATGGCTGACTGATTTAGTAGGCGACGTTAGTGCTCGCAGAACAACTGTCCATCAATCTAAATATGGCATTCTCCGAAGCAGGCCAGCCTCTTACTATCACAAACCTGGAAAATGAACTCGAATATATCGAACTCTTCTGCGCTATCGCCACCCGCGAATGTTATGCTTTTGCAGATATCATGTTGCCAGGTCAGGAGTCTTCTGCCCACACGAGAAATGCACAAATATCAAAAAGTCGAACAGCGACAGCACAGCAGCCGGAAGGGGGTAATGCCTTTCCCCCCTCGTCtaggagaaaaagggaagagcaGAGTCAAAGAAAGGGACCATCGCGGCTCACTTTAACGGCTCAACCAACAGACGAAGAAAGGTTGGTCACTGTCTACTTGCCAGAAAATGGTCATGCTCAAAAGCATCTCTCCCAACGCGCGTCTGACCATATTCACCCACATGCAGAAGGCGCTGCTTCGgcatcgccatcctccaGACGCAACAGCGATCACGAACCGCTGTTCCTCCCCCAAAGCCAGGATGCTGGTTCTCCAGAAACCCTTCCACCACAAAGTCAAAGGCAAGCAACCCAAAGTGGGGTGAGAATGACTCAACGGGAAGTTTTGGAATACGCAGGACTAGGAGATGTGAACATGGACGAGCTCGGAGAGGAGCTAGAttttgaggaagaggaagaggtgagggCTTCTCAATTGGGTGATCGAGTCAAAGCTTCGGGGAATTCAGCTTCAGCACAtcaaaaaacaaaagacgAAACTGTGAGACGTCAAGATGTCTCCGCACACAGGTCAGCCAACACTACAGGCGCCGAGGAGAGCGATTTTACATGGGATACGACCATTGATATGGGTCTGTTGGATAGTCGAGCTCGGGCGCAACTTGATGAAGGACATGTCGGAGCAAAAGCCGAGCATATGGAGGTAGAAGAAGCGcagaaggatgaagatctATCAATGGAAGAGtgggatgaggaagatacAGACGGGCTGGAACTGACCCAGATACCTGAAAAGTCGAAAGTAAGTAATCTACAATGAAGAAGTATATGTCACACTGACGAAAGTCTAGTACCGTCCTCTCTTTGATGACTGAAAAGTACTTTCGACGCCTCGTTATATGTTGCCAAAACCTCGTCAGCATTCATGTTGTATATTAGCCTATCATGCCCTCGTACTTGTTGAACGATTAATGCGTTTCATTGTATGTATCCATCTcattttttccttctttgactGTTTCAAACGAGTAAATGATACTGTTGCATGCTGCAAGAGACCAAGGGACGTTTCTTGGACTTCTTTGCACACAAAACACTCGACGCGAAGGGCCTCGAGCGGTAATCGGATTAGTTAATAGCACGCGTCTGGCCCGTTAGTTTTAAAGATGGGCTGTTCCATAACTATAATTAAATAAAGGATAATCAAGTTTTTAACGGACGATCCTATTGTCTATCGAACTATTGTACGAATGTACAACAAGTCAATTGATACGATACGATACGAAGTACTTGCATGATGGGAACAAGCAAATTGGGAATCTGTATTATTGGTTGGACTGCCATACGGGCTATTCGTTGTGGTTCTTCTGTATGCCTGTGAAGTTCCAGAGCTGCAAGCATTTAATTATTTTGCCCGTCTCTAAAGTCAACAACCAACTGGCTATTTATTATGGGCTTCTGAGAGACTGTTCGGCAATATTGTAATTTTGCGTCTGAAGTGCGTCGGATACATCTGTCCGACAGGGAGTGTCCGAAGAGTGTTGATGAATCGACCGGCGGGCGGCCGCTGGCAGCGCATTACAACGCGAAAGATGCAGCAGACATCAGACGTGGTGATATGCCAGACAAGAGTCCTGTCTGATGCGTCTGACGGGCGTCTGACGCGTGTCTGATGTTGGAAGGATCTTGCTGAATACGTTTCTCAAAAATGGCGCCGAACGTGTCCGAAGACCACCAGACCAAATCTCTTCAGACATCCGGCCATCCACGGCCGTGCCTGAAAAGTTCCCCGAGTCTGAAGACCTTCAGACACTCGAGAATCGTTGCCGAACAGTCTCTAAGGTTGTAATAGGACTCTCAACCACGGAAGGAGCGGAGCATATAGCTAGCTCATAGAGCACCATCCATACCCAGCCATAAGGCTACACCCAGTACTACTAGGCAGACCTCACATAGCTGTTCACCCTACATACAGCTACACCTATACCCCGGTACCTACTAGTGTATGCCAGCCTATTACACCTACCTACTGCTGTATACTACACCTACAACACCCTTTCCGCCACATAACCACCATCCCTACGGGAGGGTATAATCCCGATAGCCAGGGGAGTCCTCGTGGTTGGGACTAATCCACCCTTGACGCTACAACGTAAAACATGTGGTGATGTGATGACTCAGGCATAAATCTAGGGTCCTCTCTTGTCGATTACGACGGCCGATTTCATTCGTCCGTACCCTCTCTAAAGCGGATTCCCTGTCTGGCTATCTTGGAGGCCGGAGGAACGGAGCTATTTGTCCTGCAAGCCTCCCCGCTCCCAAAACCTCACCTCTGATTCCCGAATTTTTgtaggctcgacacaaaCCCCCCGACGATCCCCGCCAAAGTTGCATTTTGCGACAACAAGCCCCTCCTCGGAACTTCGTGCCGTGTCGGAGACgagccaatgtccgtcgaggggcttgtgtcgagcctagTGTCGAGCCTAGTGTCGAGCCTAGTGTCGAGCCTAGAATTGCCCGTGGTGCGCCCGGACCGGAACAGCATGGCGATAATGCTTGATTATGACCTATAACAAGTGGCCCATATTTCTATAAAAAAGGCTTTGATCGTAAATTCCTTTGGTATTCATCCCCTCATCAGTCCCACAAGAAGtcactcttcatccttgcGAAATATTTGCCTTTCGCAAAGCATTCAGAGCTGTAATAGtactctcctctctctcccactTAAAGTTACAGGTTCCATCAAAATCGAGATGAGCGCCCCTACAagcttcaagctcaacaacGGTGTTGAAATCCCAGCTGTTGGCCTTGGTGAGTTCCCGAATTCGGTgtaaaggaaagaggatacCCATTAACTCATTGATACTAGGTACGTGGCAAGCGCCTCCTGGCCAGGTTCAAGCTGCAGTCGCCCATGCGCTCAAGAATGGATATCGTCACTTAGACTGCGCCTTGATCTATCAAAATGAGGCTGAAGTTGGGGATGGTATCAAAGAAAGTGGTGTTCCTCGTTCTGAAATATTCATTACTTCCAAAGTGTGGAACACCCACCAGCCAAACGTTGCGGACGGCTTGAGACAGACTCTTGAAGCTTTACAGACAGACTACCTTGATCTTTATGTAagttctctccaaaatTTAGCGTTCATTGCTGATTAATAGTGCAGCTCATTCACTGGCCTGTTCGTCTCGTTCCCGTAGGTAGACCTATTCCCTGAAGCGACCATGATGACTGATGTTTCTTTGTCTGCTATCGCAGAACGAATCCTCTGGCCTCTTGCCAGTCAACCCTGATGGCTCTCGCGCTGTAGACCGAGATTGGGACCAGTCTGAGACTTGGCGCCAGATGGAGGAGGTTTACGCTTCTGGCAAAGTCAAGGCCATTGGTGTTGCCAACTGGTCTATTCCCTATCTCGAggaattgaagaagacatgGAAGATCGTCCCTGCTGTCAACCAAGTTGAACTtcaccccttcctccctcagCACAAGCTGGTCAAGTACTGTCGTGATTTGGGTATTTTATTGGAGGCATATTCACCCTTGGGATCCACTAGTGAGTTTGAATCTGCAGGGATTCTTCGCCTCAACAAGGATCCGATTGACATTTGTATTCATCAGAcgctcctctcctctctgACCCCGAAATCAACGCCATTGCCGAGAAATATAAGACGTCTCCCGCCACTATCTGCATTTCCTATCAAGTCAACAGGGGTATTGTTGTTCTCCCCAAATCTGTCTCTCCCAAGCGTATTGAGGATAATCTCAAGACAATTCCcattgaaaaggaggataTGGTTAAATTGGATGGGATGGCGGCCGCCGGTAAAGCTCAGAGAATTAATACTCCCAAGTGGGGCTGGGATCTCGGCTTTGATGATTGGTACGGCCCCGTTAAGCAGCAGTAGAATGTGCGAAATGCATATTATGCATAAATGATATCATCGGGCCTTTCCGAAAAAGCCGTGCATGCGTTCAGTACCATAACACCGATTCGCCCGCACATACTTGTTACGAGCTATGTACCGGTGGTTGCACAATCTTCGTTATCCCCGAAGGCGGACTTCATTATGTACGCCTAGTACAAAAAAGTGAGTCGCCAATGGTAGGTCCTTGGGCACCTACAATACTTAAGTAGTCAAGAACAGTTACTCATTCGTGAGGCCCTGTATTCATCCATATCGCACCAACCTTTCTGTTTCACGACCTTGCTAGATATTTTTATTCGCATATCTACTCTAAATAACCACATTATTTCATCATGGGATACCGGTTGATAGCTTCCGGCGACCGTCCGTCCTTCACAGTCATCGAATTTGATCCCGCCCAGTCGGCTTTGAAACTCGAACACAACTATCCTGCTCCGCACAACTGCTCATGGTTAGAGAAATCACCCTTCCGCCAAGAGAACGATGGCACTGTCGACAAACTCTTTGCATTGTCGGAGGGCGATGAAAAGGGAGAGCTGTTCACCTTCGAGCTCCACGGTGAGGACGTAAAGATTACCAGTCGCGAACCGACTTTGGGTGCTCCGGCGCAATGTGAGTACATCAAGCGCTGGGTGGCGTATGCTCTGCAAGTCATCTTTGCATTAACGTTAGATCAGTCCAGCTTCTTTCGGACAGGTCGGCAGTTGTTTTAGCTACAGTGCGTCTAGCTGCACCTCCAATTTACCGGCCTCGATGTGACAAAAACTAATAGGCACCAGTACTTGGGAGGTTCCCTTGCCCTCTATCCTCTTTCAGCCAACGGTACATTCGCCAGCAACGTCAAACGCACTGAGATCACCTTCGATTTTACCTACTCATCACATCCAGGTGCTCACGGTCCTGTTCCATACCGTCAAAAACAGTGTCATGCCCACCAAGTTCTCGAACACCAGAAGACTGGGTTGTTCTTCTCATGCGATCTGGGCTCCGACCGCGTTTGGATAGCTCGCCGAAGTCAAGGGAACGCGCAGCTCGAGGTGGTTGGGTCGCTCCACCTGCCCCCAGGCTCTGGACCAAGGCACGCTGTGTTTTCGAAAGATGGTGAGTGATTTTCACCTGAGGTGGTCGTCCACTTTGTACGGCAAGTCGAGCTGATACATACGCTGCTACAGAGAATCTCGCCTACGTTATCTGCGAACTCTCTCACCAGGTGCACgcttttccccttccttcgTCCACAACTGAAAACGTAGAAGACATTCAGCCGCTCTCTGCATTCTCTGCCAACGTCATCCCTCCTAATGTCCCGCTCGAGCATCAGACTCTCATGGACTCTTCCGAGATTTGGCTTCACCCTACAATTCCCAACGTCATCTACGCTAGTAACAGGTGGCAACTGCACATTGCTGAACGCCAGCCTGAATCGCAGGATGTCGCCCCACCGCCCAAGGGTGATTCATTGGCCATCATTTTGCTGAATGAAACGGGCGACAAAGTGGAAAGCGTGAAACACGTCGAGACTGGACTGGACGCAATCAGGGGCTTCAGAGTCAGTCCTGATGGTAAATATGTGGCCGTGGCtggtcaagaaggaggtggagtTGAAGTGTATGGCATCACCGGATCGAGAGGAGACGAATGGGATCTCATCGCTCGATtgggggagaaggaaggcgTAGAAAGGGGTATCAAAGACGTCCTTTGGCTGTAGCAAAGGGGTGAGACGATTCTCCCGTTCTGAATGAAAATGCATAAGGAAAGTCTCTGAAAAGGAATTGATTGGTAACGTTTACTCTCTAACAAGCGTGTTTCACACCCGGAAGTATCACTCAATATTTTATGCTAAAGAAGTCAAGTCCTGTTGCATTCAGTTACAGTCGGCAAGCATGCTGCCAATAACGAAACCTCTTATGTTACAACCGCAAATTAATAATAGTTAACGGCTACGGTAACGGGAGCAAAACGGTCTAACTCGGCAAGTAACTGGAATTTTGTCTTATGATACCG includes:
- a CDS encoding hypothetical protein (HMMPfam hit to zf-DHHC, DHHC zinc finger domain, score: 118.1, E(): 2e-32), whose product is MSLIRNCSGVVIRCFKHVEYFADWLTGAAGPVFVFLCWLLIGSGGILFFDVVARDLSFLSLLLLSPLLILVPLNLYLQYYLVTHVPPGFPAPRASGPDENMSWIVPDTKSIWAPERWGFKKMVRPLTSSGQPEGAAETGRRVRRCRKCDGPKPERTHHCSVCKRCILMMDHHCPWINNCVGLHNQRHFVLFMAWLSIGCWVAAILGYHRFLDTFKYHSEWNSWTPKLGWTIIWVLAVAIGIAVPVLTLWHLYMVSNGETSIESHDNAYLASKAKSEGLIYLNPYDLGRRRNLQLFFNLGPGGYSATTLLFPFLISPATNGWSFYRRPLPTHPLASMKELHAPELGEGLIARTNTSSGRGLGLGLGLDVGGDVGSHAEDGLGGYVMGDDGSLTDDEEGGGGYMD
- a CDS encoding hypothetical protein (Match to ESTs gb|CF186957.1|CF186957, gb|CF186956.1|CF186956), whose translation is MDASIKGASHIKTFVRLLQCASKFGDDLHICIGEGLWEMSAVDSSKSAFCLFKLNKDFFYKWEKRVSGQIICRILVKSVIAVLGKTAQMSTVQRIDLRIIDPSDELKSRLRRRRRGGREANGEEQKVFVDDGPAYPDDDEAVGGIEAKLIMRLVCDHGVIRKHSLHLGTSEFNRADVDPETTPSGFTISSRTLRDWLDHFSISMPTSGSNASGGLSQLGWMFAKDHVKIKSWEGPGNGNAGLSTEITIDTEEFEDYGLIETRYLDDEATQEGGNPGPRVDLTLPMKEFKATLVLAEQLSINLNMAFSEAGQPLTITNLENELEYIELFCAIATRECYAFADIMLPGQESSAHTRNAQISKSRTATAQQPEGGNAFPPSSRRKREEQSQRKGPSRLTLTAQPTDEERLVTVYLPENGHAQKHLSQRASDHIHPHAEGAASASPSSRRNSDHEPLFLPQSQDAGSPETLPPQSQRQATQSGVRMTQREVLEYAGLGDVNMDELGEELDFEEEEEVRASQLGDRVKASGNSASAHQKTKDETVRRQDVSAHRSANTTGAEESDFTWDTTIDMGLLDSRARAQLDEGHVGAKAEHMEVEEAQKDEDLSMEEWDEEDTDGLELTQIPEKSKYRPLFDD
- a CDS encoding hypothetical protein (Match to ESTs gb|CF186729.1|CF186729, gb|CF187852.1|CF187852, gb|CF187851.1|CF187851; HMMPfam hit to Aldo_ket_red, Aldo/keto reductase family, score: 400.4, E(): 2.1e-117), producing the protein MSAPTSFKLNNGVEIPAVGLGTWQAPPGQVQAAVAHALKNGYRHLDCALIYQNEAEVGDGIKESGVPRSEIFITSKVWNTHQPNVADGLRQTLEALQTDYLDLYLIHWPVRLVPNESSGLLPVNPDGSRAVDRDWDQSETWRQMEEVYASGKVKAIGVANWSIPYLEELKKTWKIVPAVNQVELHPFLPQHKLVKYCRDLGILLEAYSPLGSTNAPLLSDPEINAIAEKYKTSPATICISYQVNRGIVVLPKSVSPKRIEDNLKTIPIEKEDMVKLDGMAAAGKAQRINTPKWGWDLGFDDWYGPVKQQ